The proteins below are encoded in one region of Ostrea edulis chromosome 3, xbOstEdul1.1, whole genome shotgun sequence:
- the LOC125674713 gene encoding uncharacterized protein LOC125674713 isoform X1, whose protein sequence is MGNETSSPEGTRKSGVFESPVIFPNPDKELDDGGVYKGDTTSDRIRKVSEILRRSLEMDVEENDVRNCDVVLHSLEENGGDISPHSPTFRSSVTIHLTPCVKYLEPTDTESSSKENIDIKPTDRSCHNEERSTGENDQVLDQNIDKAISNSCMSSAEAPLCNGDTSAMKGSEAMVVADDEGSDEVVTVTRAQYHRGNSNIDEYIEKARVFALKTNGFTTGVSDSDDKLDGNVYCDGNNKTDNEEIDQVESEEMLTLCSKPDQQNYENAAVVEEAILPPNTVNVHVENQIVDNKENVKENLKCISDKTYDRDNLETKVISEIIKKEEIQRQTSAEEEKDRSKRKSPLSKFGVKFNDAWKSIKPRRKESMEKSKTRVAGAYAAEHDFTVNHTSPTYEKSSFQWEEPQRTKVTILQTNGISYEGATQKAHAICSEYACVTRKTGSPEIIEVMPETNEDTESESDSDLDIDTDLIMKSTAPRVEAEDLGPVYVGLIVKDVKDEEGHTDVENYTENTNDNTHALTATDDEDETIRDAIEHNNLIRTGENHINADVDLQNVSESRDQEVVNESVGTKTVETDTTVHEKGQECGHKSPSPTKVKKRNSLLKYLLHRESPKKSKKKGKDPYVDKRSAQGATASLDIKSKSEAVSSDEQQTDASHGENNEPKLMYVECREKEICAADDVDKKPICSSNSSDSEFDDIDLNSTSETQSDLNVDNTKLEESFSKEEINCNGKEIDINESEKDITIESADFNLTPMGDEIEEKVTLSHDQEKSVLSDSGISDYAVNDSHLTDYLDNNNMEVSVQVLENSENHASEEIQASVIDVTCTDDNVNLTDSHDATDMNRRQEKRKLYDEEDESLELQSTSGAHTEGGPAASASAKSSPIRKKKKKRTNSLSAKISDFFGVAEFRRRISTSSNKSDKSPQEEKNIWPRDEKIEERKHSGSSIHEHVETKTIGADITCSEINEEIIPERSLEAKSMPALNIEHSREGEVKTSSEKTLEKTRGKGKGRRPLKSSFLESLGLHTNKTKTRPFISNPIRQGNRKSLFDEEIPIVVDQDLHIISLSDDENDADTKSQNIKDRLQNEAKKSEDGKTIEVTTMTVENDIQLPAIENEILENSKLVLEKCAAEGSPSNEANSEEISPKEGFRNVDFETTAEGNSVEEGPSNIEVDTKYVTNPLEKRSPNTEVELKSEKTSLEKGPPNIEVEIISEKYSVEERSPNIVVEIKSEKNSLEERPSNIEVEIKSEKKSLQEDPPNIEVDIESEKNSLEEGPPNIEAEIKSDKKSLEEGLRKIEVDIESEKKVLEDLHPNMEAKTDSESDFLEEGIPSVAVETKSEDHTLDEKHTNVEVSTNSEDNSLDTANMMITVTSPLSSSKSTDESCDRSESGTDTSFHPEIKLSPGEYVSIKQISEDAEDAQNVTDSRKFDQDDSESAPKVEPKALTSQINQHGIKEETIDAQVCDTNVKQAAKISEPDVRTLEADIEASKEITVENEFERKFQEVTSDMTGPEEVKLSELDTEIQLETPPVAHEMDEKDIAVNGVNLFTEMANKEKVEDEQNVEEILSANIDATKTAEKCLNACNDEVNPPDDENDSKDIENETSVDKKSDVNAFNDSENAMTLTTPLIAESVNDCQRNNNKMEHSSLSSKENHIVSKCEEPSKLEASCVNCVECENNGDLPNASRNHITVEATIETPPVSSELDLCEMRDPETTEKCQEIGGDPLCNDAEYDSIDMEDERTVAIENPNYCDTCQAEYKSPLDKVDDLHSEVQVDVSGNNTHNSMTLPSIPSSAEERKSSSARSASMEELTVHSSHIYEEIEKKRPIIYRRFSDKTENKKVICTSPDPEGKKVKKKKSRSSSFSEFFRNPTKYKMPVWRNKKSKEQAKNKDGDMITQASSSTSILYM, encoded by the exons GGTGACACCACCAGTGACCGCATTCGCAAAG TTTCAGAAATACTACGGAGAAGCCTAGAGATGGACGTTGAGGAGAATGACGTAAGGAATTGTGACGTAGTTTTACACAGCTTGGAAGAAAATGGAGGCGATATCTCTCCCCATTCCCCAACCTTCCGGAGTTCCGTCACAATTCATTTAACACCGTGCGTTAAATATCTCGAACCAACTGATACAGAAAGTTCATCCaaagaaaacattgatataAAACCAACTGACCGATCGTGTCATAACGAGGAACGATCGACTGGTGAAAATGATCAAGTACTTGATCAGAATATTGACAAGGCTATCAGTAATTCGTGTATGAGTAGTGCAGAGGCTCCGTTATGCAATGGCGACACATCAGCTATGAAGGGGAGTGAAGCCATGGTTGTTGCAGACGATGAAGGCAGCGATGAAGTAGTAACAGTGACCCGTGCCCAGTATCACCGCGGAAATAGCAACATTGATGAATACATAGAAAAAGCCAGAGTTTTCGCTCTGAAAACCAATGGATTTACAACAGGTGTGTCTGATAGTGATGACAAACTTGACGGAAATGTCTATTGCGATGGAAATAATAAGACTGATAATGAAGAAATTGATCAGGTTGAAAGTGAGGAAATGTTGACATTGTGTTCCAAACCAGACcaacaaaattatgaaaacGCAGCAGTCGTTGAAGAAGCAATACTACCACCAAACACGGTGAACGTTCACGTCGAAAATCAAATTGTAGACAACAAAGAAAATGTGAAAGAGAATCTGAAATGTATCAGCGATAAAACATACGATAGAGATAATCTAGAAACAAAAGTCATCTCGGAAATTATAAAGAAAGAGGAGATTCAAAGGCAGACGTCTGCCGAGGAAGAGAAAGACAGATCAAAGAGGAAATCCCCTCTTTCAAAATTTGGTGTTAAATTCAATGACGCATGGAAGAGTATTAAACCAAGACGAAAGGAAAGCATGGAAAAATCAAAAACTCGAGTGGCGGGGGCATACGCGGCTGAACATGACTTTACTGTAAACCACACATCCCCAACATACGAAAAATCATCATTTCAATGGGAGGAACCACAGAGAACCAAAGTGACCATCCTTCAAACAAATGGAATTTCATATGAAGGAGCAACGCAGAAAGCGCATGCCATATGCAGCGAGTATGCATGTGTTACCCGTAAAACCGGATCCCCTGAGATAATTGAAGTAATGCCAGAAACAAATGAAGATACGGAATCTGAATCGGATTCGGatttagatattgatactgatttaattatgaaatcGACAGCTCCTCGTGTGGAAGCAGAGGACCTAGGTCCAGTTTACGTAGGACTTATTGTGAAAGATGTGAAAGACGAGGAGGGACATACTGATGTAGAAAATTATACTGAAAACACCAACGACAACACACATGCTTTAACTGCCACAGATGATGAAGATGAAACGATCAGAGACGCTATTGAGCATAATAACTTAATTAGAACTggtgaaaatcatatcaatgcTGACGTTGACCTTCAAAATGTAAGCGAAAGTCGGGATCAGGAGGTTGTAAACGAAAGTGTAGGTACGAAAACAGTGGAAACCGATACAACAGTTCATGAAAAGGGTCAAGAATGCGGACATAAATCTCCATCGCCTACAAAGGTAAAAAAGAGAAATAGCCTTCTGAAATATCTGCTTCACAGAGAGAGTCCTAAAAAGAGCAAGAAAAAGGGTAAAGACCCGTATGTAGACAAAAGATCTGCACAAGGAGCAACGGCGTCATTGGATATCAAATCGAAATCTGAAGCAGTATCATCTGACGAACAGCAGACAGACGCTAGCcatggtgaaaataacgaaccaAAACTTATGTACGTGGAATGTCGGGAGAAAGAAATATGTGCAGCAGATGACGTTGACAAGAAGCCAATTTGTTCTTCGAATTCTTCAGACTCTGAATTTGATGATATTGATTTAAATTCAACCTCAGAAACGCAGTCTGATCTGAATGTTGATAACACTAAATTAGAAGAATCATTTTCCAAAGAGGAAATAAATTGCAATGGAAAGGAAATTGATATCAATGAGTCAGAAAAAGACATAACCATTGAAAGTGCAGATTTCAACCTGACACCAATGGGCGACGAAATCGAGGAAAAGGTTACACTAAGCCATGATCAAGAGAAATCAGTTTTGAGCGATTCTGGTATTTCTGATTATGCTGTGAATGATTCCCATTTGACTGATTACCTGGACAACAATAACATGGAAGTAAGTGTCCAAGTCTTAGAGAACTCCGAAAACCATGCTTCGGAGGAAATTCAAGCATCCGTTATTGATGTCACTTGTACAGATGACAATGTTAATCTGACCGACAGCCATGATGCTACAGATATGAACAGAAGACAagaaaaaaggaaattatatGATGAAGAAGATGAATCTCTTGAGTTACAAAGCACTTCTGGAGCCCATACAGAAGGGGGCCCCGCAGCATCAGCTAGTGCAAAATCTTCACCGATacgaaagaagaaaaagaaaagaacaaacaGCCTCAGCGCCAAAATTTCAGACTTCTTTGGAGTCGCAGAATTCAGACGTCGAATATCTACATCGTCCAATAAATCTGACAAAAGCCCTCAAGAGGAAAAGAATATCTGGCCTAGAGATGAAAAGATTGAAGAGAGAAAGCACAGTGGCTCTTCTATTCATGAACATGTGGAAACCAAAACCATAGGAGCTGATATCACTTGTTCCGAAATCAACGAAGAAATAATTCCCGAACGTTCGCTGGAGGCCAAAAGCATGCCTGCACTTAATATAGAGCACTCACGCGAAGGAGAGGTCAAAACTAGTTCCGAAAAAACTCTTGAAAAGACCCGAGGAAAGGGAAAGGGTAGGCGTCCTCTGAAGTCGTCATTTTTAGAAAGCCTTGGATTACACACAAACAAAACTAAAACGAGGCCATTCATCAGCAATCCGATAAGACAGGGAAACAGAAAAA GTTTATTTGACGAGGAAATTCCGATAGTTGTGGACCAGGACTTGCATATCATCTCACTCTCAG atGATGAAAATGATGCAGACACGAAGTCTCAAAACATCAAAGACAGGCTTCAAAATGAAGCGAAAAAAAGCGAAGATGGAAAAACAATTGAAGTTACTACCATGACTGTAGAGAACGATATACAGCTTCCCGcgattgaaaatgaaattttggaaaattcaAAATTGGTACTGGAGAAGTGTGCAGCAGAAGGGTCCCCAAGTAACGAAGCTAATTCTGAGGAAATTTCCCCAAAGGAAGGATTCcgaaatgttgactttgaaACTACAGCCGAGGGAAATTCCGTAGAGGAGGGGCCCTCAAATATTGAGGTTGATACTAAATATGTGACAAATCCCTTAGAAAAGAGATCCCCAAACACTGAAGTTGAACTTAAATCTGAGAAAACTTCCTTAGAGAAGGGTCCCCCAAatattgaagttgaaattatatcagagaaatattcCGTAGAGGAGAGATCCCCTAATATTGTTGTTGAAATTAAATCTGAGAAAAATTCTTTAGAGGAGCGACCCTCAAATATTGAGGTTGAAATCAAATCAGAGAAAAAGTCCTTACAAGAGGACCCCCCAAACATTGAGGTTGATATTGAATCTGAGAAAAATTCCTTAGAGGAAGGACCCCCAAATATTGAGGCTGAAATTAAATCAGACAAAAAATCCTTAGAGGAGGGACTCCGAAAAATTGAGGTTGATATTGAATCTGAGAAAAAAGTCTTAGAGGATTTACACCCAAATATGGAGGCAAAAACTGATTCTGAGAGTGATTTCTTGGAAGAAGGAATCCCAAGTGTTGCGGTTGAAACTAAATCTGAGGATCATACTTTAGACGAAAAGCACACGAATGTTGAGGTTTCAACTAACTCTGAGGATAATTCCCTGGACACGGCAAATATGATGATTACCGTGACTTCGCCACTCTCTTCATCAAAATCTACAGACGAAAGCTGTGATCGGAGTGAAAGTGGAACTGATACTTCATTTCATCCTGAAATAAAGTTGAGTCCTGGGGAGTATGTATCTATAAAGCAAATTTCAGAGGACGCTGAGGATGCACAAAACGTGACTGATTCCAGGAAATTTGATCAAGACGATTCCGAATCAGCTCCAAAGGTAGAACCAAAAGCATTAACGTCACAGATTAATCAACATGGAATTAAAGAAGAAACTATTGATGCCCAGGTCTGCGATACGAACGTGAAACAGGCAGCTAAAATTTCTGAACCAGACGTGAGGACATTAGAAGCAGATATTGAAGCCAGTAAAGAAATAACGgttgaaaatgaatttgaaagGAAATTTCAAGAAGTTACCTCTGATATGACTGGTCCAGAGGAAGTGAAATTATCGGAATTAGATACAGAAATTCAATTAGAAACGCCACCTGTTGCTCATGaaatggatgaaaaagatattgcTGTGAACGGTGTCAAtctgtttacagaaatggccaACAAAGAAAAGGTGGAAGATGAACAAAATGTTGAGGAAATACTATCTGCTAACATCGATGCAACGAAAACCGCTGAGAAATGTTTGAATGCTTGCAATGATGAAGTCAATCCGCCGGACGACGAAAATGATTCTAAAGATATAGAAAACGAAACGTCAGTGGATAAGAAAAGTGACGTGAATGCTTTTAACGATTCAGAAAACGCAATGACACTGACAACCCCATTAATAGCTGAAAGTGTAAATGATTGCCaaagaaataacaataaaatggAACACAGTTCACTTTCAAGTAAAGAAAACCATATAGTTTCAAAATGTGAAGAGCCATCCAAACTTGAGGCAAGTTGTGTGAATTGTGTTGAATGCGAAAACAATGGAGATCTTCCAAATGCTTCTCGAAACCATATCACCGTAGAGGCGACTATAGAAACACCTCCTGTGTCAAGTGAACTTGATTTATGTGAGATGAGAGATCCTGAGACAACAGAAAAGTGTCAAGAAATCGGTGGTGATCCATTATGCAATGATGCAGAATACGACAGCATTGACATGGAAGACGAAAGGACAGTGGCAATAGAAAACCCGAATTACTGTGACACTTGTCAAGCTGAATACAAATCGCCTTTGGATAAAGTTGATGATCTTCATTCAGAGGTCCAAGTTGACGTTAGTGGAAATAACACACACAATTCAATGACTTTACCTTCCATCCCAAGCTCAGCAGAGGAGAGGAAATCTTCATCTGCACGGTCAGCCAGTATGGAGGAATTAACAGTGCATTCTAGCCACATTTatgaagaaattgagaaaaagaGACCAATTATTTATCGACGATTTTCAGATAAAACGGAAAACAAGAAAGTGATATGTACCAGCCCGGATCCAGAGGGGAAAAAggtaaagaaaaagaaatcaagaAGCAGTTCATTTTCAGAGTTCTTCAGGAACCCAACCAAATACAAAATGCCAGTATGGAGGAATAAGAAATCGAAAG AACAAGCAAAGAACAAAGATGGCGATATGATCACCCAGGCTAGTTCATCTACATCtatactatacatgtag
- the LOC125674713 gene encoding uncharacterized protein LOC125674713 isoform X2 gives MGNETSSPEGTRKSGVFESPVIFPNPDKELDDGGVYKGDTTSDRIRKVSEILRRSLEMDVEENDVRNCDVVLHSLEENGGDISPHSPTFRSSVTIHLTPCVKYLEPTDTESSSKENIDIKPTDRSCHNEERSTGENDQVLDQNIDKAISNSCMSSAEAPLCNGDTSAMKGSEAMVVADDEGSDEVVTVTRAQYHRGNSNIDEYIEKARVFALKTNGFTTGVSDSDDKLDGNVYCDGNNKTDNEEIDQVESEEMLTLCSKPDQQNYENAAVVEEAILPPNTVNVHVENQIVDNKENVKENLKCISDKTYDRDNLETKVISEIIKKEEIQRQTSAEEEKDRSKRKSPLSKFGVKFNDAWKSIKPRRKESMEKSKTRVAGAYAAEHDFTVNHTSPTYEKSSFQWEEPQRTKVTILQTNGISYEGATQKAHAICSEYACVTRKTGSPEIIEVMPETNEDTESESDSDLDIDTDLIMKSTAPRVEAEDLGPVYVGLIVKDVKDEEGHTDVENYTENTNDNTHALTATDDEDETIRDAIEHNNLIRTGENHINADVDLQNVSESRDQEVVNESVGTKTVETDTTVHEKGQECGHKSPSPTKVKKRNSLLKYLLHRESPKKSKKKGKDPYVDKRSAQGATASLDIKSKSEAVSSDEQQTDASHGENNEPKLMYVECREKEICAADDVDKKPICSSNSSDSEFDDIDLNSTSETQSDLNVDNTKLEESFSKEEINCNGKEIDINESEKDITIESADFNLTPMGDEIEEKVTLSHDQEKSVLSDSGISDYAVNDSHLTDYLDNNNMEVSVQVLENSENHASEEIQASVIDVTCTDDNVNLTDSHDATDMNRRQEKRKLYDEEDESLELQSTSGAHTEGGPAASASAKSSPIRKKKKKRTNSLSAKISDFFGVAEFRRRISTSSNKSDKSPQEEKNIWPRDEKIEERKHSGSSIHEHVETKTIGADITCSEINEEIIPERSLEAKSMPALNIEHSREGEVKTSSEKTLEKTRGKGKGRRPLKSSFLESLGLHTNKTKTRPFISNPIRQGNRKSLFDEEIPIVVDQDLHIISLSDDENDADTKSQNIKDRLQNEAKKSEDGKTIEVTTMTVENDIQLPAIENEILENSKLVLEKCAAEGSPSNEANSEEISPKEGFRNVDFETTAEGNSVEEGPSNIEVDTKYVTNPLEKRSPNTEVELKSEKTSLEKGPPNIEVEIISEKYSVEERSPNIVVEIKSEKNSLEERPSNIEVEIKSEKKSLQEDPPNIEVDIESEKNSLEEGPPNIEAEIKSDKKSLEEGLRKIEVDIESEKKVLEDLHPNMEAKTDSESDFLEEGIPSVAVETKSEDHTLDEKHTNVEVSTNSEDNSLDTANMMITVTSPLSSSKSTDESCDRSESGTDTSFHPEIKLSPGEYVSIKQISEDAEDAQNVTDSRKFDQDDSESAPKVEPKALTSQINQHGIKEETIDAQVCDTNVKQAAKISEPDVRTLEADIEASKEITVENEFERKFQEVTSDMTGPEEVKLSELDTEIQLETPPVAHEMDEKDIAVNGVNLFTEMANKEKVEDEQNVEEILSANIDATKTAEKCLNACNDEVNPPDDENDSKDIENETSVDKKSDVNAFNDSENAMTLTTPLIAESVNDCQRNNNKMEHSSLSSKENHIVSKCEEPSKLEASCVNCVECENNGDLPNASRNHITVEATIETPPVSSELDLCEMRDPETTEKCQEIGGDPLCNDAEYDSIDMEDERTVAIENPNYCDTCQAEYKSPLDKVDDLHSEVQVDVSGNNTHNSMTLPSIPSSAEERKSSSARSASMEELTVHSSHIYEEIEKKRPIIYRRFSDKTENKKVICTSPDPEGKKVKKKKSRSSSFSEFFRNPTKYKMPVWRNKKSKEMLEDRS, from the exons GGTGACACCACCAGTGACCGCATTCGCAAAG TTTCAGAAATACTACGGAGAAGCCTAGAGATGGACGTTGAGGAGAATGACGTAAGGAATTGTGACGTAGTTTTACACAGCTTGGAAGAAAATGGAGGCGATATCTCTCCCCATTCCCCAACCTTCCGGAGTTCCGTCACAATTCATTTAACACCGTGCGTTAAATATCTCGAACCAACTGATACAGAAAGTTCATCCaaagaaaacattgatataAAACCAACTGACCGATCGTGTCATAACGAGGAACGATCGACTGGTGAAAATGATCAAGTACTTGATCAGAATATTGACAAGGCTATCAGTAATTCGTGTATGAGTAGTGCAGAGGCTCCGTTATGCAATGGCGACACATCAGCTATGAAGGGGAGTGAAGCCATGGTTGTTGCAGACGATGAAGGCAGCGATGAAGTAGTAACAGTGACCCGTGCCCAGTATCACCGCGGAAATAGCAACATTGATGAATACATAGAAAAAGCCAGAGTTTTCGCTCTGAAAACCAATGGATTTACAACAGGTGTGTCTGATAGTGATGACAAACTTGACGGAAATGTCTATTGCGATGGAAATAATAAGACTGATAATGAAGAAATTGATCAGGTTGAAAGTGAGGAAATGTTGACATTGTGTTCCAAACCAGACcaacaaaattatgaaaacGCAGCAGTCGTTGAAGAAGCAATACTACCACCAAACACGGTGAACGTTCACGTCGAAAATCAAATTGTAGACAACAAAGAAAATGTGAAAGAGAATCTGAAATGTATCAGCGATAAAACATACGATAGAGATAATCTAGAAACAAAAGTCATCTCGGAAATTATAAAGAAAGAGGAGATTCAAAGGCAGACGTCTGCCGAGGAAGAGAAAGACAGATCAAAGAGGAAATCCCCTCTTTCAAAATTTGGTGTTAAATTCAATGACGCATGGAAGAGTATTAAACCAAGACGAAAGGAAAGCATGGAAAAATCAAAAACTCGAGTGGCGGGGGCATACGCGGCTGAACATGACTTTACTGTAAACCACACATCCCCAACATACGAAAAATCATCATTTCAATGGGAGGAACCACAGAGAACCAAAGTGACCATCCTTCAAACAAATGGAATTTCATATGAAGGAGCAACGCAGAAAGCGCATGCCATATGCAGCGAGTATGCATGTGTTACCCGTAAAACCGGATCCCCTGAGATAATTGAAGTAATGCCAGAAACAAATGAAGATACGGAATCTGAATCGGATTCGGatttagatattgatactgatttaattatgaaatcGACAGCTCCTCGTGTGGAAGCAGAGGACCTAGGTCCAGTTTACGTAGGACTTATTGTGAAAGATGTGAAAGACGAGGAGGGACATACTGATGTAGAAAATTATACTGAAAACACCAACGACAACACACATGCTTTAACTGCCACAGATGATGAAGATGAAACGATCAGAGACGCTATTGAGCATAATAACTTAATTAGAACTggtgaaaatcatatcaatgcTGACGTTGACCTTCAAAATGTAAGCGAAAGTCGGGATCAGGAGGTTGTAAACGAAAGTGTAGGTACGAAAACAGTGGAAACCGATACAACAGTTCATGAAAAGGGTCAAGAATGCGGACATAAATCTCCATCGCCTACAAAGGTAAAAAAGAGAAATAGCCTTCTGAAATATCTGCTTCACAGAGAGAGTCCTAAAAAGAGCAAGAAAAAGGGTAAAGACCCGTATGTAGACAAAAGATCTGCACAAGGAGCAACGGCGTCATTGGATATCAAATCGAAATCTGAAGCAGTATCATCTGACGAACAGCAGACAGACGCTAGCcatggtgaaaataacgaaccaAAACTTATGTACGTGGAATGTCGGGAGAAAGAAATATGTGCAGCAGATGACGTTGACAAGAAGCCAATTTGTTCTTCGAATTCTTCAGACTCTGAATTTGATGATATTGATTTAAATTCAACCTCAGAAACGCAGTCTGATCTGAATGTTGATAACACTAAATTAGAAGAATCATTTTCCAAAGAGGAAATAAATTGCAATGGAAAGGAAATTGATATCAATGAGTCAGAAAAAGACATAACCATTGAAAGTGCAGATTTCAACCTGACACCAATGGGCGACGAAATCGAGGAAAAGGTTACACTAAGCCATGATCAAGAGAAATCAGTTTTGAGCGATTCTGGTATTTCTGATTATGCTGTGAATGATTCCCATTTGACTGATTACCTGGACAACAATAACATGGAAGTAAGTGTCCAAGTCTTAGAGAACTCCGAAAACCATGCTTCGGAGGAAATTCAAGCATCCGTTATTGATGTCACTTGTACAGATGACAATGTTAATCTGACCGACAGCCATGATGCTACAGATATGAACAGAAGACAagaaaaaaggaaattatatGATGAAGAAGATGAATCTCTTGAGTTACAAAGCACTTCTGGAGCCCATACAGAAGGGGGCCCCGCAGCATCAGCTAGTGCAAAATCTTCACCGATacgaaagaagaaaaagaaaagaacaaacaGCCTCAGCGCCAAAATTTCAGACTTCTTTGGAGTCGCAGAATTCAGACGTCGAATATCTACATCGTCCAATAAATCTGACAAAAGCCCTCAAGAGGAAAAGAATATCTGGCCTAGAGATGAAAAGATTGAAGAGAGAAAGCACAGTGGCTCTTCTATTCATGAACATGTGGAAACCAAAACCATAGGAGCTGATATCACTTGTTCCGAAATCAACGAAGAAATAATTCCCGAACGTTCGCTGGAGGCCAAAAGCATGCCTGCACTTAATATAGAGCACTCACGCGAAGGAGAGGTCAAAACTAGTTCCGAAAAAACTCTTGAAAAGACCCGAGGAAAGGGAAAGGGTAGGCGTCCTCTGAAGTCGTCATTTTTAGAAAGCCTTGGATTACACACAAACAAAACTAAAACGAGGCCATTCATCAGCAATCCGATAAGACAGGGAAACAGAAAAA GTTTATTTGACGAGGAAATTCCGATAGTTGTGGACCAGGACTTGCATATCATCTCACTCTCAG atGATGAAAATGATGCAGACACGAAGTCTCAAAACATCAAAGACAGGCTTCAAAATGAAGCGAAAAAAAGCGAAGATGGAAAAACAATTGAAGTTACTACCATGACTGTAGAGAACGATATACAGCTTCCCGcgattgaaaatgaaattttggaaaattcaAAATTGGTACTGGAGAAGTGTGCAGCAGAAGGGTCCCCAAGTAACGAAGCTAATTCTGAGGAAATTTCCCCAAAGGAAGGATTCcgaaatgttgactttgaaACTACAGCCGAGGGAAATTCCGTAGAGGAGGGGCCCTCAAATATTGAGGTTGATACTAAATATGTGACAAATCCCTTAGAAAAGAGATCCCCAAACACTGAAGTTGAACTTAAATCTGAGAAAACTTCCTTAGAGAAGGGTCCCCCAAatattgaagttgaaattatatcagagaaatattcCGTAGAGGAGAGATCCCCTAATATTGTTGTTGAAATTAAATCTGAGAAAAATTCTTTAGAGGAGCGACCCTCAAATATTGAGGTTGAAATCAAATCAGAGAAAAAGTCCTTACAAGAGGACCCCCCAAACATTGAGGTTGATATTGAATCTGAGAAAAATTCCTTAGAGGAAGGACCCCCAAATATTGAGGCTGAAATTAAATCAGACAAAAAATCCTTAGAGGAGGGACTCCGAAAAATTGAGGTTGATATTGAATCTGAGAAAAAAGTCTTAGAGGATTTACACCCAAATATGGAGGCAAAAACTGATTCTGAGAGTGATTTCTTGGAAGAAGGAATCCCAAGTGTTGCGGTTGAAACTAAATCTGAGGATCATACTTTAGACGAAAAGCACACGAATGTTGAGGTTTCAACTAACTCTGAGGATAATTCCCTGGACACGGCAAATATGATGATTACCGTGACTTCGCCACTCTCTTCATCAAAATCTACAGACGAAAGCTGTGATCGGAGTGAAAGTGGAACTGATACTTCATTTCATCCTGAAATAAAGTTGAGTCCTGGGGAGTATGTATCTATAAAGCAAATTTCAGAGGACGCTGAGGATGCACAAAACGTGACTGATTCCAGGAAATTTGATCAAGACGATTCCGAATCAGCTCCAAAGGTAGAACCAAAAGCATTAACGTCACAGATTAATCAACATGGAATTAAAGAAGAAACTATTGATGCCCAGGTCTGCGATACGAACGTGAAACAGGCAGCTAAAATTTCTGAACCAGACGTGAGGACATTAGAAGCAGATATTGAAGCCAGTAAAGAAATAACGgttgaaaatgaatttgaaagGAAATTTCAAGAAGTTACCTCTGATATGACTGGTCCAGAGGAAGTGAAATTATCGGAATTAGATACAGAAATTCAATTAGAAACGCCACCTGTTGCTCATGaaatggatgaaaaagatattgcTGTGAACGGTGTCAAtctgtttacagaaatggccaACAAAGAAAAGGTGGAAGATGAACAAAATGTTGAGGAAATACTATCTGCTAACATCGATGCAACGAAAACCGCTGAGAAATGTTTGAATGCTTGCAATGATGAAGTCAATCCGCCGGACGACGAAAATGATTCTAAAGATATAGAAAACGAAACGTCAGTGGATAAGAAAAGTGACGTGAATGCTTTTAACGATTCAGAAAACGCAATGACACTGACAACCCCATTAATAGCTGAAAGTGTAAATGATTGCCaaagaaataacaataaaatggAACACAGTTCACTTTCAAGTAAAGAAAACCATATAGTTTCAAAATGTGAAGAGCCATCCAAACTTGAGGCAAGTTGTGTGAATTGTGTTGAATGCGAAAACAATGGAGATCTTCCAAATGCTTCTCGAAACCATATCACCGTAGAGGCGACTATAGAAACACCTCCTGTGTCAAGTGAACTTGATTTATGTGAGATGAGAGATCCTGAGACAACAGAAAAGTGTCAAGAAATCGGTGGTGATCCATTATGCAATGATGCAGAATACGACAGCATTGACATGGAAGACGAAAGGACAGTGGCAATAGAAAACCCGAATTACTGTGACACTTGTCAAGCTGAATACAAATCGCCTTTGGATAAAGTTGATGATCTTCATTCAGAGGTCCAAGTTGACGTTAGTGGAAATAACACACACAATTCAATGACTTTACCTTCCATCCCAAGCTCAGCAGAGGAGAGGAAATCTTCATCTGCACGGTCAGCCAGTATGGAGGAATTAACAGTGCATTCTAGCCACATTTatgaagaaattgagaaaaagaGACCAATTATTTATCGACGATTTTCAGATAAAACGGAAAACAAGAAAGTGATATGTACCAGCCCGGATCCAGAGGGGAAAAAggtaaagaaaaagaaatcaagaAGCAGTTCATTTTCAGAGTTCTTCAGGAACCCAACCAAATACAAAATGCCAGTATGGAGGAATAAGAAATCGAAAG AGATGTTAGAGGATAGATCGTAA